Below is a genomic region from Streptomyces sp. NBC_00461.
GGCCGCGCCGATCGCCACGCCGTCCATGGCGCTGTGCCCGACCATCGCCGCGGCCGCGGTCAGACCCACCTCGGGCGCCCGGCCGTTGGTCTCCTCCCCGCCGTGGGAGGCCTGGCGGGCGGCCAGCAGCCGTTCCACCAAGTGGGCCAGCAGGAATCCGGCCACGAACAGGAGCAGGGCCGCCGGCACGCCGAAGACCTCGCCGCCCGCCGTCTTGAGCGCCTCCGGCAACAGGTCCAGGCCGACCACACCGAGCATCAGGCCGCCGGCCAGGCCGAGGACCAGATGGCGACGGTCGGTCACCCGCTGTGCCGTCCAGCCGCCGGCCAGCGTCATCAGGAACGCGCCGAGCGCGACGAAGACCGCCATGTGCCCTTGCTATCCGATCAGCCCCCGTTCGCGCACATCCGGCAGCCGTTGCGGCGCCACCGTTAAGACGTTTTGTACGAGAGAGGACCGATTTCCATGGCCGATGCCCCCACCGGCAAGGTGACCTTCGTCGGTGCCGGCCCCGGCGCCGCCGACCTGCTGACGTTCCGTGCCGCGCGCGCCATCGCCGAGGCCGACGTCGTGATCTGGGCCGCGAGCCTGGTCCAGGCGGAGGTCCTCGACCACGCGCGCGAGGGCGCGGAGATCCTCGACTCGGCGACGATGTCGCTGGAGGACGTCGTCGCCGTCTACGAGCGGGCCCGGGACAAGGGCCTGCGCGTCGCACGTATCCACTCCGGTGATCCCGCCCTGTGGGGCGGCACGCAGGAGCAGCTCGACCGGTGTGCGCGGATCGGCATCGGGACGGAGGTCGTGCCGGGCGTGTCCGCCTTCTCGGCGGTCGCCGCCCTCGCGCAGCGCGAGCTGACCATTCCCGAGGTCGCGCAGTCCGTGGTCCTCACCCGGCTCGGCGGCGGCAAGACGCCGATGCCGCCCGGGGAGGAGGTGCGGGAGTTCGCCAAACACGGCACGACCATGGCGATCTTCCTGTCCGCCGCCCGCAGCGGGCAGTTGGTGCGGGAGCTGCTGGAGGGCGGCTATCCGACGTCCACTCCGGTCGTCGTCGCCTATCAGGCGACGTGGCCGGAGGAGCTGGTGGTGCGGTGCACGATCGCGACGCTGGAGGAGACGGTCAAGGAGCACAAGCTCTGGAAGCACACCCTCTTCCTGGTCGGGCCGGCGCTGGGCGCCGAGGGCACGCGCTCGCACCTGTACCACCCCGGTCACTTCCACGGCTATCGCAAGGCCGACCCGGAGGCCCGGAAGGCCCTGCGCTCGCGGGGTGCCAGTACGTGATCACGGTTGTCGGTACGGGGACGGGCGCGCCGGTTCCGCTCGATGCGGTGGCGGGGGCCGAGCTCGTCGTGGGCGGGCGACGGCACCTGGACGCGGTACGGCTGCCCGAGACCGCCGAGCGCATCGTCCTCGGCCCGCTCGCGCCCGCCCTGGACGCCATGGAGGAGTACGTCGGGAAAGGCCGGCGCGTGGTCGTGCTGGCCTCCGGGGACCCCGGGTTCTTCGGGATCGTGCGGGCGCTGGCCGAACGGTTCGGTGCGCAGCGCCTCGACGTCAGACCCGGCGTCTCATCCATCGCCACCGCCTTCGCCCGGCTGGGGCTGACCTGGGACGACGCGGTCGTCGTCAGCGCGCACGGGCGGGATCCGCGCACGGCCGTCAACGTCTGCCGGGCGCACCCGAAGGTCGCCGTGCTGACCGGTCCCGGTGCCGGTCCGGCGGAACTCGGCGCCGCGCTCGCCCGCACCGCACCCGGGCGGGTCCTCGTCGTCGCCTCCGCGCTCGGCTCGCAGGACGAGCGTCTGGAGCGGGTCTCCCCCGCCGAGGCCGCGAGCCGCGACTGGGGTACGGCGGTGAGTGTCGTCCTGTGCCTGGACGAGATGCGGGTGCTCGGTCCCGTACGGACGCTCGCGGGCGCGGCCTACCGGCCGTCTGCCGGGTGGGCGCTGGACGAGGGCGACTTCGCGCACCGCGACTCGATGATCACCAAGTTCGAGGTGCGGGCGCTGGCCCTGGCGCGGCTCGGGCCACGCCCCGGCGACCTGGTCTGGGACATCGGCTCCGGCTCGGGATCCGTGGCCGTGGAGTGCGCGCGGCTGGGCGCCGCGGTCAGCGCGGTCGAGAAGGCCCCGGACGGGGTGGAGCGGATCCGCGCCAACGCGGGTGCGCACGGTGTCGACGTGCACGTGGTGCACGGGGAGGCGCCCGCGGTGCTGTCCCGACTCGACGATCCCGACGCGGTGTTCGTCGGGGGCGGCGGGCGCGAGCTGCCCGGGATCGTCGGCGCGTGCGCGCGGCGGGCCCGGCGGACGGTCGTGGTCGCCCTGGCCGCGCTGGACCGGGTGCCCGCGGTGCGCACCGCGCTCACCGGCGCCGGTCTCGACTGCGGCGGGGTGCTGTTGCAGTCGTCCCGGCTCGCGCCACTGCCGGGGGACGTGTCCCGGCTGGCGGCGACCAATCCCGTTTTCCTGCTGTGGGGTGCACGAACCCCCGTCTCTCGTGAAGGAGTTGCTCTGTGATCGGCCTCATTTCCGCCACCGCGGCGGGGGCGGCGGCACGCGACCGGCTGGCCGCGGCGTGGCCGGACCGCACGCGTGTGTACGAGGGTCCCGTCAAGGACGCCGTACGGACCGCGTTCGCGCAGTGCGAGCAGCTCGTGTGTTTCCTGGCGACCGGGGCCGTCGTACGGCTCGTGGCGCCCCTGCTGGGTGACAAGGCGTCCGACCCGGGTGTGGTGTGCGTCGACGAGGGCGGGCGGTTCGCCGTGTCGCTGCTGGGTGGGCACGGGGGCGGCGCCAATGAACTCGCCCTGGAGGTGGGTGAGTTGCTGGGTGCCGAGCCGGTGGTGACCACGGCGACGGACGCCGTCGGCATCCCCGGCCTGGACACGCTCGGTCTTCCCGTGGAGGGCGACGTCGCCGGGGTGACGCGGGCCCTGCTGGACGGCGAGCCGGTCGCGCTGGACGCCGAGGTGTCATGGCCGCTGCCGCCGTTGCCGTTCGCCGCGCAGGGCACGCACACCGTCAGGCTCACGGATCGCGCGGTCGAACCGGCCGACAGTGAGGTGCTGTTGCGTCCGCCGTCCCTCGTCGTCGGCGTCGGCGCGTCCAGGGGCGCCCCGGCCGACGAGGTGCTCGCTCTGGTCGAGGACGCGTTGCGCGACGCGGGACTGTCGCCTCGCAGCGTCGCCTGGCTCGCCACCGTGGACGCCAAGCGCGAGGAGCCCGGCATCGTCGAGGCGGCCGCACGGCTCGGCGTGCCCGTGATGACGTACTCCGCCCAGGAGTTGACGGGGGTCGAGGTCCCCAACCCCTCCGAGGCGCCCCTCTCGGCCGTCGGCACCCCCTCCGTCGCCGAGGCCGCCGCGCTCGTACGGGGCGGTGAACTCCTCGTCCCCAAGCGGAAGTCGGCACGCGCGGACGGGCATGCCTCGATGGCGACCTGCGCCGTCGTACGACGTCCCGCGCGCGGCCGGCTCGCGGTCGTCGGGCTCGGCCCCGGCGCCCGCGATCTGCTCACCCCGCGCGCCACGGCCGAACTGCGGCGCGCCTCCGTGCTCGTGGGCCTCGACCAGTACGTCGACCAGATCCGTGACCTGCTGCGGCCCGGCACCCGGGTCCTGGAGTCCGGGCTGGGCGCCGAGGAGGAGCGGGCGCGGACCGCGGTGGCCGAGGCCCGGACGGGGCAGGCCGTCGCGCTGATCGGCAGCGGCGACGCCGGCGTGTACGCGATGGCTTCCCCGGCGCTCGCCGAGGCCTCCGACGACATCGACGTGATCGGCGTACCGGGCGTCACCGCCGCCCTCGCCGCCGGCGCGATCCTCGGCGCACCGCTCGGCCACGACCACGTCTCGATCAGCCTCTCCGACCTGCACACACCGTGGGAGGTCATCGAGCGGCGGGTCCGCGCGGCGGCCGAGGCGGACCTCGTGGTCACCTTCTACAACCCCCGTTCCCGGGGCCGGGACTGGCAGTTGCCGAAGGCGCTGGCGATCCTCGCCGAGCACCGGGAGCCGACGACTCCGGTCGGCGTCGTACGCAACGCGTCGCGGCCGGACGAGTCCAGCCGGGTCACGTCCCTGGTCTCGCTCGACCCGGCGACGGTCGACATGATGACGGTGGTGACCGTGGGCAACACGGCGACCCGTGAGATCGCGGGCCGCATGGTGACCCCGCGCGGCTACCGCTGGCAGGACACCTCGTCGACGAGCGGCTCCGCCGTGGGGCAGGGACAGGGAGACGTCCGGTGAACCGTGTACTCCCGCCGGTCCGGCGGCCCTCCCGGGTCGTCCGGCGCCATCCCGTTTCCCCACCCGAGTCAGCGCCCGCCACACAGCCCGCCGAGCAGTCCGCCACCGCACATCCCGAGGAGACATCGTGACCACCCCGCCGCCCGCCCTGCTCATCGCCGGACATGGCACCCGGGACGAGGCCGGAGCCGAGGCGTTCCGCGACTTCGTACGGCAGCTGGGAGCCCGCCGCCCCGAACTGCCCGTGGCGGGCGGCTTCATCGAGCTGTCTCCGCCGCCGCTGGGCGAGGCGGTCACCGAGCTGGTGGAGCGGGGGGTACGGCGTTTCGCCGCCGTGCCGCTGATGCTGGTGTCCGCCGGGCACGCCAAGGGGGACATCCCTGCGGCGCTGGCCCGCGAGAAGGAGCGGCACGCGGGGATCTCGTACACCTACGGGCGTCCGCTGGGTCCGCACCCCTCGCTGCTCGCGGTCCTGGAGCGGCGGCTGGACGAGGCGCTCGGCTCCACCGTGCGCTCGCCCGAGGACCGCGCCGACGTGACCGTGCTGCTGGTCGGGCGCGGATCCACCGACCCCGATGCCAACGCCGAGGTGCACAAGGCGGCGCGACTGCTGTGGGAGGGGCGAGGGTACGCGGGTGTGGAGACGGCGTTCGTGTCACTGGCGGCACCCGACGTGCCCAGCGGCCTGGACCGGTGCGTCAAGCTGGGCGCCCGGCGGATCGTGGTCCTCCCGTACTTCCTCTTCACCGGCATCCTGCCGGACCGGGTGAAGCAGCAGACCGAGGGCTGGGCGGCCGCGCACCCGGAGGTCGAGGTGCGCTCGGCGGACGTCATCGGCCCGGAGCCGGAGCTGCTCGATCTGGTGATGGAGCGGTACGAGGAGGCCGTGCAGGGCGATCTGCGGATGAACTGCGACTCGTGCGTGTACCGCATCGCGCTGCCGGGCTTCGAGGACAAGGTCGGTCTGCCGCAGCAGCCGCACTTCCACCCGGACGACGACGGTCACCATCACCACCACGGGCACCACCACGGCGGACACGCTCATGCGCACTGAGGACGGCGCCGGGCCCGACCTGCGCCACCACGGGGACGCCGAGGTCCGTGACGACGGCTCCGCGCTGGTCGACCTGGCGGTGAACGTCCGCGCGGACACACCGCCGGCCTGGCTGCGCGAACGCATCGCCCGCTCGCTCGGCTCGCTCGCGGCCTATCCGGACGGGCGGGCCGCGCGGGCCGCGGTGGCGGAGCGGCACGGGCTCGGGGTGGAGCGGGTGCTGCTGACGGCGGGCGCGGCCGAGGCTTTCGTGCTGCTGGCCCGGGCGTTGAAGGTGCGCCGGCCCGTGGTGGTCCACCCCCAGTTCACGGAGCCGGAGGCGGCGCTGCGGGACGCGGGCCACTCGGTGCACCGGGTTCTGCTGCGGGCGGAGGACGGCTTCCGGCTGGACCCGGCGGCCGTCCCCGACGACGCGGACCTGGTGCTGATCGGCAACCCGACGAACCCCACCTCCGTCCTCCACTCCGCCTCGGTCATCGCCCGACTCGCCCGTCCTGGGCGAACGTTGGTGGTCGACGAGGCGTTCATGGACGCGGTGCCGGGTGAGCGGGAGGCGCTGGCCGGCCGGACGGACGTGCCGGGTCTGGTGGTCCTGCGCAGCCTGACCAAGACCTGGGGGCTGGCGGGACTCCGGATCGGCTACGTCCTCGCCGCCCCCGGGACGATCGCCGACCTGGAGCGCGCCCAGCCCCTGTGGCCGGTGTCCACGCCCGCGCTGGCGGCCGCCGAGGCCTGCGTCGGCCCGCAGGCGCTGGCGGAGGCGGCCCACGCGGCGCACCGCATCGCCACGGACCGGGCCCATCTGGTCGCCGGACTACGGGAGTTCGGGTCGGACGGGCTGCGGGTCGCCGAACCGGCCGAGGGCCCCTTCGTCCTCGTGCGGCTGCCCAGGGCGACGGCCGTACGCCGGCATCTGCGGGACCTGGGCTTCGCCGTACGGCGAGGTGACACGTTCCCGGGGCTGGGCGAGGAGTGGCTGCGGCTGGCGGTGCGGGACCGGGCGACGGTCAACTCCTTTCTGCAGGCACTCGACCGGGCGCTGACGCTGGCGTCGCATCACTGACCCACCGAGGGCCGATTCAGCCCCGGCCCCGGCGCGCCAGCGCCACCGCTCCCCCGCCCACGACGAGCAGGGCGATCGCACCGCCCGCGACATACGGCGTCACGGAACTGCCACCAGCCTCGGCAAGCCCCGCCTCCTCGCCCGACGCACCCAGCGCCACCACGTCACCGGCGAGACCGCGTCCCACCAACCGACCCACCAAGGGCCGATTCAGCCCCGGCCCCGGCGCGCCAGCGCCACCGCTCCCCCGCCCACGACGAGCAGGGCG
It encodes:
- the cobM gene encoding precorrin-4 C(11)-methyltransferase; translation: MADAPTGKVTFVGAGPGAADLLTFRAARAIAEADVVIWAASLVQAEVLDHAREGAEILDSATMSLEDVVAVYERARDKGLRVARIHSGDPALWGGTQEQLDRCARIGIGTEVVPGVSAFSAVAALAQRELTIPEVAQSVVLTRLGGGKTPMPPGEEVREFAKHGTTMAIFLSAARSGQLVRELLEGGYPTSTPVVVAYQATWPEELVVRCTIATLEETVKEHKLWKHTLFLVGPALGAEGTRSHLYHPGHFHGYRKADPEARKALRSRGAST
- a CDS encoding sirohydrochlorin chelatase, with the translated sequence MTTPPPALLIAGHGTRDEAGAEAFRDFVRQLGARRPELPVAGGFIELSPPPLGEAVTELVERGVRRFAAVPLMLVSAGHAKGDIPAALAREKERHAGISYTYGRPLGPHPSLLAVLERRLDEALGSTVRSPEDRADVTVLLVGRGSTDPDANAEVHKAARLLWEGRGYAGVETAFVSLAAPDVPSGLDRCVKLGARRIVVLPYFLFTGILPDRVKQQTEGWAAAHPEVEVRSADVIGPEPELLDLVMERYEEAVQGDLRMNCDSCVYRIALPGFEDKVGLPQQPHFHPDDDGHHHHHGHHHGGHAHAH
- the cobJ gene encoding precorrin-3B C(17)-methyltransferase, producing the protein MIGLISATAAGAAARDRLAAAWPDRTRVYEGPVKDAVRTAFAQCEQLVCFLATGAVVRLVAPLLGDKASDPGVVCVDEGGRFAVSLLGGHGGGANELALEVGELLGAEPVVTTATDAVGIPGLDTLGLPVEGDVAGVTRALLDGEPVALDAEVSWPLPPLPFAAQGTHTVRLTDRAVEPADSEVLLRPPSLVVGVGASRGAPADEVLALVEDALRDAGLSPRSVAWLATVDAKREEPGIVEAAARLGVPVMTYSAQELTGVEVPNPSEAPLSAVGTPSVAEAAALVRGGELLVPKRKSARADGHASMATCAVVRRPARGRLAVVGLGPGARDLLTPRATAELRRASVLVGLDQYVDQIRDLLRPGTRVLESGLGAEEERARTAVAEARTGQAVALIGSGDAGVYAMASPALAEASDDIDVIGVPGVTAALAAGAILGAPLGHDHVSISLSDLHTPWEVIERRVRAAAEADLVVTFYNPRSRGRDWQLPKALAILAEHREPTTPVGVVRNASRPDESSRVTSLVSLDPATVDMMTVVTVGNTATREIAGRMVTPRGYRWQDTSSTSGSAVGQGQGDVR
- a CDS encoding LAETG motif-containing sortase-dependent surface protein, with translation MGRGLAGDVVALGASGEEAGLAEAGGSSVTPYVAGGAIALLVVGGGAVALARRGRG
- the cobC gene encoding Rv2231c family pyridoxal phosphate-dependent protein CobC; translated protein: MRTEDGAGPDLRHHGDAEVRDDGSALVDLAVNVRADTPPAWLRERIARSLGSLAAYPDGRAARAAVAERHGLGVERVLLTAGAAEAFVLLARALKVRRPVVVHPQFTEPEAALRDAGHSVHRVLLRAEDGFRLDPAAVPDDADLVLIGNPTNPTSVLHSASVIARLARPGRTLVVDEAFMDAVPGEREALAGRTDVPGLVVLRSLTKTWGLAGLRIGYVLAAPGTIADLERAQPLWPVSTPALAAAEACVGPQALAEAAHAAHRIATDRAHLVAGLREFGSDGLRVAEPAEGPFVLVRLPRATAVRRHLRDLGFAVRRGDTFPGLGEEWLRLAVRDRATVNSFLQALDRALTLASHH
- the cbiE gene encoding precorrin-6y C5,15-methyltransferase (decarboxylating) subunit CbiE, which produces MITVVGTGTGAPVPLDAVAGAELVVGGRRHLDAVRLPETAERIVLGPLAPALDAMEEYVGKGRRVVVLASGDPGFFGIVRALAERFGAQRLDVRPGVSSIATAFARLGLTWDDAVVVSAHGRDPRTAVNVCRAHPKVAVLTGPGAGPAELGAALARTAPGRVLVVASALGSQDERLERVSPAEAASRDWGTAVSVVLCLDEMRVLGPVRTLAGAAYRPSAGWALDEGDFAHRDSMITKFEVRALALARLGPRPGDLVWDIGSGSGSVAVECARLGAAVSAVEKAPDGVERIRANAGAHGVDVHVVHGEAPAVLSRLDDPDAVFVGGGGRELPGIVGACARRARRTVVVALAALDRVPAVRTALTGAGLDCGGVLLQSSRLAPLPGDVSRLAATNPVFLLWGARTPVSREGVAL
- a CDS encoding ZIP family metal transporter is translated as MAVFVALGAFLMTLAGGWTAQRVTDRRHLVLGLAGGLMLGVVGLDLLPEALKTAGGEVFGVPAALLLFVAGFLLAHLVERLLAARQASHGGEETNGRAPEVGLTAAAAMVGHSAMDGVAIGAAFQVGEGMGTAVALAVVAHDFADGFNTYTITSLYGNARRKALTMLFADAAAPVVGAASTAFVTIPAGLLGGYLGLFGGVLLYLAAAEILPEAHHEHPARSTLLCTVAGVLFIWLVVGIAS